The Gemmatimonadaceae bacterium genome includes a window with the following:
- a CDS encoding serine/threonine protein kinase has protein sequence MTRDALVGTVIAEYAVQDMVGEGGTAMVYRASHPTHGVVALKVLRTKLRNDPTAVTRFEREAEFGLRVVHPNVVRTIELGAADGLRYLAIEWAPGELLEKVAKRTGAFPRAQVASIVRQIGAAVDASHRQGIVHRDLKPENLMYDAENDRIRLLDFGIAAEPEQGNDQRLTRDGFFVGTLLYVAPEALSGVLVGPAADQYSLATIAYFLLTGVHPYTARSTRDMLSQLLTQPPTPLNKAVPGMTFSDDVERVVMKGLSRQPADRYPGITDFATALESALVAMPAPSAASKSGGLFGKVKGLFGSRDT, from the coding sequence GTGACTCGAGACGCGCTCGTTGGGACGGTCATCGCTGAATATGCGGTGCAGGACATGGTGGGCGAAGGCGGGACCGCGATGGTCTATCGCGCGTCGCATCCGACGCATGGCGTCGTCGCGCTGAAGGTGCTTCGCACCAAGCTCCGGAATGACCCGACGGCTGTCACGCGATTCGAGCGTGAGGCCGAGTTCGGGCTGCGGGTGGTGCACCCGAACGTGGTGCGCACCATCGAGCTGGGCGCCGCCGACGGGTTGCGATACCTGGCGATCGAGTGGGCGCCCGGAGAGCTGCTGGAGAAGGTGGCCAAGCGCACGGGGGCGTTCCCGCGGGCACAGGTCGCGAGCATCGTGCGCCAGATCGGCGCCGCAGTGGATGCGTCGCACCGGCAGGGCATCGTGCACCGCGACCTGAAGCCGGAAAACCTGATGTACGACGCGGAGAACGACCGCATCCGCCTGCTGGACTTCGGGATCGCGGCCGAGCCGGAGCAGGGCAACGACCAGCGGCTGACGCGCGACGGGTTCTTCGTGGGAACGCTGCTGTACGTGGCGCCCGAGGCGCTGAGCGGCGTGCTGGTCGGGCCGGCGGCGGACCAGTACAGCCTGGCGACGATCGCGTACTTCCTGCTGACCGGCGTGCACCCGTACACGGCCCGGTCCACGCGCGACATGCTCTCGCAGCTCCTGACGCAGCCGCCGACGCCGCTGAACAAGGCGGTGCCGGGGATGACGTTCTCAGATGATGTCGAGCGGGTGGTCATGAAGGGTCTGTCGCGTCAGCCTGCGGATCGCTATCCGGGCATCACTGACTTTGCCACGGCGCTGGAGTCGGCGCTGGTCGCG
- a CDS encoding GWxTD domain-containing protein has product MIATDVLAQQGTHSRGRRSVRTLALGVLGALLLVGCAGRAGGPRPVGPPGGDGQPPAGRRGDLVAQSDLVKVFQNLGMLANGLPLPFTGSIATLAGPTADSTLMVVSLSFPTQAFSFTREGDRFRASYVVAVEARQNGAVVARGESNETVRVVSFKETQRIEESILFQQQLLVPPGAYTIAVLVRDGATSRSGAQERTLVVPRYGRQPSTPIIAVEATPRNTATTAPDLIVNARSTMVLGRDTDLPLYLEVRDSAPGGVPIQIAIRDAKGASLWQDSVVLPQRAGLASNIVRVPVSQLGVGIVQAAVWRTGQADTVTQPVLISFGDDLPVASFDEMIGYLRFFASTTRLNALKTGTPQQRAQSWASFLTETDPISITPQNEALRDYFQRIRIANERYREDAAAGWLSDRGSVYVALGEPDQIIDNNNQGSQDLNIGQRGRMQAWDYTGERLRLIFIDQSGFGRWRFYGSGANDFASALHRRLNR; this is encoded by the coding sequence ATGATCGCGACCGACGTCTTGGCTCAGCAGGGGACTCACTCTCGAGGGCGGCGCTCCGTCCGGACCCTGGCCCTCGGGGTCCTTGGCGCGCTGCTGCTCGTCGGCTGCGCCGGACGCGCCGGCGGCCCGAGGCCGGTCGGGCCCCCCGGCGGCGACGGCCAGCCACCGGCGGGGCGACGCGGCGATCTCGTCGCGCAATCCGACCTCGTGAAGGTGTTCCAGAACCTCGGCATGCTCGCCAACGGTCTGCCGCTGCCCTTCACCGGCTCCATCGCGACACTCGCCGGCCCGACCGCCGACAGCACGCTGATGGTCGTCTCACTTTCCTTTCCCACTCAGGCCTTCAGCTTCACCCGCGAGGGCGACCGGTTCCGCGCCTCGTACGTGGTCGCGGTCGAGGCGAGGCAGAACGGGGCCGTCGTGGCCCGTGGCGAATCGAACGAGACCGTCCGGGTCGTGAGCTTCAAGGAGACCCAGCGGATCGAGGAGAGCATTCTCTTCCAGCAGCAGCTTCTCGTGCCGCCCGGCGCCTACACCATCGCCGTCCTCGTGCGCGACGGAGCGACGTCCCGCTCCGGTGCCCAGGAACGCACGCTCGTCGTGCCGCGGTACGGCCGGCAGCCCTCAACGCCGATCATCGCCGTCGAGGCGACGCCACGGAATACTGCCACCACCGCGCCCGACCTCATCGTCAACGCGCGCAGCACCATGGTCCTCGGGCGCGACACCGACCTGCCACTGTATCTCGAAGTCCGGGACTCCGCGCCGGGCGGTGTGCCGATCCAGATCGCCATCCGCGACGCGAAGGGCGCCTCGCTCTGGCAGGACAGCGTCGTGCTGCCGCAGCGCGCCGGCCTCGCCAGCAACATCGTCCGGGTGCCAGTCAGCCAGCTCGGAGTGGGCATCGTGCAGGCCGCCGTCTGGCGGACCGGACAGGCCGACACCGTCACGCAGCCCGTGCTGATCAGCTTCGGCGACGACCTCCCCGTGGCATCGTTCGACGAGATGATCGGCTACCTCCGCTTCTTCGCCAGCACCACGCGGCTCAACGCCCTCAAGACCGGCACGCCGCAGCAGCGTGCGCAGTCGTGGGCGTCGTTCCTCACCGAGACGGATCCCATCTCGATCACGCCGCAGAACGAGGCGCTGCGTGACTACTTCCAGCGCATCCGGATCGCGAACGAGCGGTACCGCGAGGATGCGGCGGCCGGCTGGCTCTCCGATCGCGGGTCCGTCTACGTCGCCCTCGGTGAACCCGACCAGATCATCGACAACAACAACCAGGGGTCGCAGGACCTGAACATCGGCCAGCGCGGGCGCATGCAGGCGTGGGACTACACCGGTGAGCGCCTGCGGCTGATCTTCATCGACCAGAGCGGGTTCGGACGCTGGCGCTTCTACGGCTCGGGCGCGAACGACTTCGCCTCGGCGCTCCATCGTCGCCTGAACCGATGA
- the polA gene encoding DNA polymerase I, giving the protein MTAPAPTVPASPRLFLVDGYALIYRAFFALITRPLKTSHGVNTSIAWGIANFLNRLVKQHQPDYLCWVHDSGATFRDEMYPDYKATREKLTEDLQADFDLGLTHVRALLDAYDTPIISLEGFEADDVIGTLARKGVDAGLNVVVVSGDKDFHQLVRPGVWLLNPGRGGPASVDEHWVGVENGSERLGVPPERTIDFLALVGDASDNVPGVKGIGEKGAQELIREFGDLESILANVARITKKRPREALEQQVESARLSKTLVTIRTDCDVPLDLDRLRFHQPHRNQLRQVYVDLEFTSLARQLGDGAAEPRPAGPPEGVDAPMDVIVAEVVPSLATTYTTVSTVAQLTALVRRAREVPVIAFDTETRIDADCPIPINAMRSTVVGLSIATAPCEAWYLPFRHVRAGALQGDLLDPGANAVVEVPENLPPLDSEACLPLVALLEDGSVRKVAQNAKYDLLVMRKAGITVRGLVFDPMLASYVLDPGRRSHGLDALALEVFDHRMIPYDEVTGKGRNQVTFDRVPVDAATQYAAEDADFTLRLYEHFDPLVEQSGTRELLDRMELPLVNVLADMEWAGMAIDLSWFASLKERFMAERQRVEQLVYTSAGETFNINSTPQLRTILFEKLGLPVKKKTATGASTDASVLQELADEGHELPALLLEYREIFKLEGTYIDSLPTLVDPRDGRVHTTFNQTVAATGRLASTDPNLQNIPIRRELGRLIRRGFVAAPGTKLLAADYSQIELRLLAHLSQDPAFVTAFNAGGDIHKQTASIIFGVPLADVTGEMRARAKTINFATIYGQGARALSLQLRISFAEAKEFIATYFERFAGIRAFLDSQVALAREQGYVQTIFGRKRFIPEVHDRNFNTRAFGERIAQNSPLQGSAADLIKIAMLKIADRLAVEGQGARMLLQVHDELVFEIPEPALDAVTAMVVHEMEHAAALSVPLVVSTGVGDNWLDAK; this is encoded by the coding sequence ATGACTGCGCCCGCTCCGACCGTGCCCGCGTCGCCACGGCTCTTCCTCGTCGATGGCTATGCGCTGATCTACCGCGCCTTCTTCGCGCTGATCACCCGCCCGCTCAAGACCAGCCACGGCGTCAACACGTCGATCGCATGGGGCATCGCGAACTTCCTGAACCGCCTCGTGAAGCAGCACCAGCCCGACTACCTGTGCTGGGTGCACGACTCCGGCGCGACGTTCCGGGACGAGATGTACCCGGACTACAAGGCGACGCGCGAGAAGCTGACCGAGGACCTGCAGGCGGACTTCGACCTCGGGCTCACGCACGTCCGCGCCCTGCTCGATGCGTACGACACCCCCATCATCTCGCTCGAGGGCTTCGAGGCCGATGACGTGATCGGCACGCTGGCGCGGAAGGGAGTCGACGCCGGGCTGAACGTCGTCGTCGTCTCCGGCGACAAGGACTTCCACCAGCTCGTGCGACCCGGGGTCTGGCTCCTCAACCCCGGCCGCGGCGGGCCGGCCAGCGTGGATGAGCACTGGGTCGGCGTCGAGAACGGCAGCGAGCGCCTTGGCGTGCCGCCCGAGCGGACCATCGACTTCCTCGCGCTCGTCGGTGATGCGTCCGACAACGTGCCTGGCGTGAAGGGCATCGGCGAGAAGGGTGCGCAGGAGCTGATCCGGGAGTTCGGTGACCTCGAGTCGATCCTCGCCAACGTCGCGAGGATCACGAAGAAGCGCCCCCGTGAGGCACTCGAGCAGCAGGTCGAGAGCGCGCGCCTGTCGAAGACGCTGGTCACCATCCGCACCGACTGTGACGTACCGCTGGACCTGGATCGCCTGCGCTTCCACCAGCCGCACCGCAACCAGCTGCGCCAGGTGTACGTGGACCTCGAGTTCACGTCGCTGGCGCGGCAGCTCGGTGATGGCGCAGCCGAGCCGCGGCCCGCCGGCCCGCCGGAGGGCGTGGACGCGCCGATGGACGTGATCGTGGCGGAGGTGGTGCCGTCTCTCGCGACGACCTACACGACCGTCAGCACCGTGGCGCAGCTCACGGCGCTCGTGCGCCGGGCCCGGGAGGTGCCGGTGATCGCGTTCGACACCGAGACGCGCATCGACGCCGACTGCCCGATCCCCATCAACGCGATGCGGTCCACGGTGGTCGGGCTCTCGATCGCGACCGCGCCATGCGAGGCGTGGTACCTCCCGTTCCGGCATGTGCGCGCCGGTGCGTTGCAGGGCGACCTGCTCGATCCCGGGGCGAACGCGGTGGTCGAGGTCCCAGAGAACCTGCCGCCGCTGGACAGCGAGGCCTGCCTCCCGCTGGTGGCGCTGCTCGAGGACGGGTCGGTGCGGAAGGTGGCGCAGAACGCGAAGTACGACCTGCTCGTGATGCGGAAGGCCGGCATCACCGTGCGCGGGCTCGTGTTCGATCCCATGCTGGCCAGCTATGTGCTCGATCCCGGCCGCCGCTCGCACGGGCTCGACGCGCTGGCGCTCGAGGTGTTCGACCATCGCATGATTCCGTACGACGAGGTCACCGGCAAGGGACGCAACCAGGTCACGTTCGATCGCGTGCCGGTGGATGCCGCGACGCAGTACGCGGCCGAGGATGCCGATTTCACGCTGCGGCTGTACGAGCACTTCGATCCGCTGGTGGAGCAGTCCGGCACGCGCGAGCTGCTGGACCGCATGGAGCTGCCGCTGGTGAATGTGCTGGCCGACATGGAGTGGGCCGGCATGGCCATCGACCTGTCGTGGTTCGCGTCGCTGAAGGAGCGGTTCATGGCCGAGCGACAGCGGGTGGAGCAGCTGGTGTACACGTCGGCGGGTGAGACCTTCAACATCAACTCCACGCCGCAGCTCCGCACGATCCTGTTCGAGAAGCTCGGGCTGCCCGTGAAGAAGAAGACCGCCACCGGCGCCTCCACCGATGCCAGCGTGCTGCAGGAGCTGGCCGACGAGGGCCACGAGCTGCCGGCGCTGCTGCTGGAGTACCGCGAGATCTTCAAGCTGGAAGGCACGTACATCGACTCGCTGCCGACGCTGGTCGATCCACGTGATGGGCGCGTGCACACGACGTTCAACCAGACTGTCGCGGCCACCGGGCGCCTGGCCAGCACCGACCCGAACCTGCAGAACATCCCGATCCGTCGCGAGCTGGGCCGCCTGATCCGCCGCGGCTTCGTCGCCGCGCCGGGCACGAAGCTGCTCGCCGCCGACTACTCCCAGATCGAGCTGCGGCTGCTCGCGCACCTGTCGCAGGACCCGGCCTTCGTGACGGCGTTCAACGCCGGCGGCGACATCCACAAGCAGACGGCGAGCATCATCTTCGGCGTGCCGCTCGCCGATGTCACCGGTGAGATGCGGGCGCGGGCGAAGACGATCAACTTCGCCACGATCTACGGCCAGGGCGCCCGCGCCCTCAGCCTGCAGCTCAGGATCAGCTTCGCCGAGGCGAAGGAGTTCATCGCCACGTACTTCGAGCGGTTCGCGGGGATCCGCGCGTTCCTCGACTCGCAGGTCGCGCTGGCGCGGGAGCAGGGCTACGTGCAGACCATCTTCGGGCGGAAGCGCTTCATTCCCGAGGTGCACGACCGGAACTTCAACACCCGCGCCTTCGGCGAGCGCATCGCGCAGAACTCGCCGCTGCAGGGGTCGGCCGCAGACCTGATCAAGATCGCGATGCTGAAGATCGCGGATCGCCTCGCTGTCGAGGGCCAGGGCGCTCGCATGCTGCTGCAGGTGCACGACGAACTGGTCTTCGAGATCCCCGAGCCCGCGCTCGACGCCGTGACGGCGATGGTGGTGCACGAGATGGAGCACGCCGCGGCGCTCAGCGTGCCGCTGGTGGTCTCCACCGGCGTGGGCGACAACTGGCTCGATGCGAAGTGA
- a CDS encoding SRPBCC family protein translates to MSGRTAKSHPRPSSDRGLFVIKQLLFVILVIVGIVALAALRRPDSFRVERSITINAPPARIFPLVNDFQQFGKWSPWEHLDPGMTRAISTPSAGTGASYAWSGNRKAGAGRMEIIESVPGSRVKATFTFLKPIPSQNTAEYTLVPSGSATTVTFRMYGPSPFLSRVMQVFVSMDDLLGKDFEKGLAAMKVEAERPQT, encoded by the coding sequence GTGTCCGGGCGCACGGCGAAGTCCCATCCGCGTCCCTCCTCCGACCGGGGCCTGTTCGTGATCAAGCAGCTGCTGTTCGTCATCCTGGTCATCGTCGGCATCGTGGCGTTGGCAGCGCTGCGCCGGCCTGACTCGTTCCGGGTCGAGCGATCGATCACGATCAATGCCCCCCCGGCGCGCATCTTCCCGCTCGTGAATGACTTTCAGCAGTTCGGGAAGTGGTCGCCGTGGGAGCACCTGGATCCCGGGATGACGCGCGCGATCTCGACGCCCTCTGCGGGCACGGGCGCGAGCTATGCGTGGAGCGGCAACCGCAAGGCCGGCGCGGGGCGCATGGAGATCATCGAGTCGGTGCCGGGGTCCCGCGTGAAGGCGACGTTCACCTTCCTGAAGCCGATTCCGTCGCAGAACACCGCTGAGTACACCCTCGTGCCGTCCGGCAGCGCAACGACCGTGACGTTCCGCATGTACGGCCCGTCGCCGTTCCTGTCGCGGGTGATGCAGGTGTTCGTCTCGATGGACGACCTGCTCGGCAAGGACTTCGAGAAGGGGCTCGCGGCGATGAAGGTCGAGGCGGAGCGGCCGCAGACGTGA
- a CDS encoding 1-acyl-sn-glycerol-3-phosphate acyltransferase, with the protein MTQPSHRVPVPPEQRETLSYRLLRGVARLAVRWYYREVAFDGASRIPAGGPVLLVVNHPNELMDAIFAGIIAPRQLTFTGKATLFANPAIGAFLRHMRVVPLRRVQDELAQAGGAALPDAARNAQSFAAIHAALESGQMVLIFPEGRSWDEPRLAPIRTGTARIALSARQAGVAGIAIVPVGINYEGKHSLRSRVLVEVGAPILLDALPAEASTVDALTAEISRRLHAVTLNFTDDADAAEVLDVATVLAATTDEVRPLDDPDAPIAAMVDVARRADAIRDRMARGDLPAPVQAHVVQVQHRLLALRRTATGLGIRLDDVILDTGLPAAGRFVVRELLLAAVGVPLAMWGRLNHFLPFTLTRWLGRATASAKSNLAMNTVVLGVLLVPSFYVLQTALVWWLTGGGWALAYAGLLIPSASWDIRYSERLRDLRMRARAWRAFRDDPGLQARLRTELFALRDEAAAIATGVAAM; encoded by the coding sequence ATGACGCAGCCATCACACCGGGTGCCGGTGCCGCCTGAGCAGCGTGAGACGCTCAGCTATCGCCTGCTGCGTGGCGTGGCGCGGCTGGCGGTGCGCTGGTACTACCGCGAGGTGGCGTTCGACGGCGCAAGCCGGATCCCCGCGGGCGGTCCGGTGCTGCTCGTGGTCAACCACCCGAACGAGCTGATGGATGCGATCTTCGCGGGGATCATCGCGCCGCGGCAGCTGACGTTCACCGGCAAGGCGACGCTGTTCGCGAATCCCGCCATCGGCGCGTTCCTGCGCCACATGCGGGTCGTGCCATTGCGGCGCGTGCAGGACGAGCTGGCGCAGGCCGGCGGGGCGGCCCTGCCGGATGCCGCGCGCAACGCCCAGTCGTTCGCGGCAATCCACGCGGCACTCGAATCGGGGCAGATGGTCCTGATCTTTCCGGAGGGGCGCAGCTGGGACGAACCGCGCCTCGCCCCCATCCGCACGGGCACCGCGCGCATCGCCCTCTCGGCCCGGCAGGCGGGGGTGGCGGGCATTGCGATCGTCCCGGTGGGCATCAACTACGAAGGGAAGCACAGCCTGCGGTCGCGGGTGCTGGTGGAGGTGGGTGCACCGATCCTGCTCGACGCGCTGCCGGCGGAGGCGTCGACGGTGGACGCGCTCACGGCGGAGATCTCGCGCCGGCTGCATGCGGTGACGCTGAACTTCACCGATGATGCCGACGCGGCCGAGGTGCTGGACGTGGCGACGGTGCTGGCGGCGACGACCGATGAAGTGCGGCCGCTGGACGATCCCGACGCGCCGATTGCGGCGATGGTGGACGTGGCGCGCCGTGCCGACGCGATCCGCGACCGCATGGCGCGCGGGGACCTGCCGGCTCCGGTGCAGGCACACGTGGTGCAGGTGCAGCACCGGCTGCTGGCGCTGCGACGGACCGCCACCGGCCTCGGCATCCGTCTCGATGACGTGATCCTGGACACCGGGTTGCCGGCGGCGGGGCGGTTCGTGGTGCGTGAACTGCTCCTGGCGGCGGTGGGCGTGCCACTCGCGATGTGGGGCCGGCTCAATCACTTCCTGCCGTTCACCCTGACCCGCTGGCTCGGACGCGCGACGGCCAGCGCGAAGTCGAACCTGGCGATGAACACCGTCGTGCTGGGCGTGTTGCTGGTCCCGAGTTTCTATGTCCTGCAGACGGCGCTGGTGTGGTGGCTCACCGGTGGGGGATGGGCGCTGGCATACGCCGGGTTGCTGATCCCGAGTGCATCGTGGGACATCCGGTACAGCGAACGCCTGCGGGACCTGCGGATGCGGGCACGGGCCTGGCGGGCCTTCCGGGACGACCCGGGACTGCAGGCCAGGCTCCGCACCGAGCTGTTCGCGCTGCGGGACGAGGCGGCGGCCATCGCCACCGGCGTCGCGGCGATGTAG
- a CDS encoding MFS transporter gives MPRQRDAEPGAGDYPTGTTRHSVHDRGSVPTEQSAPHSRQASTGPRWLRALGLHRPELRAWALYDWGISGMQTIIMTAVFPIFFVKVAAADMTPERASAWWGYVNTIGAVLIAVLAPILGALADFKAAKKKFLVAFMLIGAGATAALFFTARGDMVFASFAFILSLAGATGSMTFYEALLPHIADESEVDRVSTAGYALGYVGGGLLLALSLLVIQKPGLFGLPHGAGLTPSQATLPVRLSFIAVAAWWVAFAIPVLRVVAEPPAGLEPNETERASPIAASIRRLGTTLRELREYKQAFLMMLAFTIYNDGIQTIIKMASVYGTELQIDQGQLIAAILLVQFIGIPAAFAFGSLAGRLGAKRSIFLGLMVYTGICIFGYFLRTARDFWILAVVVGLVQGGTQALSRSLFSTLVPRHKSGEFFGFFSVFEKFGGILGPLAFAVAAQLAGSSRVAILSVIAFFVVGAWLLTLVDEKAGAQAARAADDAAITPGAGAA, from the coding sequence ATGCCCCGGCAACGCGATGCCGAACCCGGCGCTGGCGATTACCCTACCGGCACGACCCGCCATTCCGTCCACGATCGAGGTTCCGTGCCGACAGAGCAGTCCGCGCCCCACTCCCGCCAGGCCTCGACCGGCCCGCGCTGGCTGCGTGCCCTGGGGCTGCATCGCCCGGAACTGCGGGCCTGGGCCCTCTACGACTGGGGCATCTCGGGGATGCAGACGATCATCATGACGGCCGTCTTCCCGATCTTCTTCGTGAAGGTGGCCGCGGCAGACATGACCCCGGAGCGCGCCTCGGCGTGGTGGGGCTACGTGAACACGATCGGCGCCGTCCTGATCGCCGTGCTGGCACCGATCCTCGGTGCCCTGGCCGACTTCAAGGCGGCCAAGAAGAAGTTCCTGGTCGCGTTCATGCTGATCGGTGCCGGCGCGACGGCGGCGCTCTTCTTCACGGCGCGCGGCGACATGGTCTTCGCGTCGTTCGCCTTCATTCTCTCGCTGGCCGGCGCCACCGGCAGCATGACGTTCTACGAGGCGCTGCTCCCGCACATCGCCGACGAATCCGAGGTCGATCGCGTCTCGACCGCCGGATACGCGCTCGGCTACGTGGGGGGAGGGCTCCTGCTGGCGCTCAGTCTCCTCGTGATCCAGAAGCCCGGGCTGTTCGGACTGCCGCACGGCGCGGGGCTCACGCCGTCCCAGGCGACGCTGCCGGTGCGCCTGAGCTTCATCGCAGTGGCCGCGTGGTGGGTGGCGTTCGCCATTCCCGTGCTGCGGGTGGTGGCTGAGCCACCGGCCGGCCTCGAACCGAACGAGACCGAGCGCGCGTCGCCGATCGCAGCCTCGATCCGTCGGCTCGGCACCACGCTGCGCGAGCTGCGGGAGTACAAGCAGGCTTTCCTGATGATGCTCGCGTTCACGATCTACAACGACGGCATCCAGACCATCATCAAGATGGCCAGCGTGTACGGGACCGAGTTGCAGATCGACCAGGGCCAGCTCATCGCGGCGATCCTGCTGGTGCAGTTCATCGGGATCCCCGCCGCGTTCGCCTTCGGGTCGCTGGCCGGCCGCCTTGGCGCGAAGCGATCGATCTTCCTCGGCCTCATGGTCTACACCGGCATCTGCATCTTCGGGTACTTCCTCCGCACCGCGCGGGATTTCTGGATCCTGGCGGTGGTGGTGGGGCTGGTGCAGGGTGGCACGCAGGCGCTCAGCCGGTCGCTGTTCTCGACGCTCGTGCCCCGGCACAAGAGCGGCGAGTTCTTCGGCTTCTTCAGTGTCTTCGAGAAGTTCGGCGGCATCCTCGGGCCGCTGGCGTTCGCCGTGGCAGCGCAGCTCGCGGGGAGCAGCCGGGTCGCGATCCTGTCCGTCATCGCCTTCTTCGTCGTGGGGGCCTGGCTGCTGACGCTGGTGGACGAGAAGGCCGGTGCGCAGGCGGCGCGGGCTGCCGATGACGCAGCCATCACACCGGGTGCCGGTGCCGCCTGA
- a CDS encoding ABC transporter permease — MTGTPVADFLDASIRSATPLLLAALGETVAERSGVINVGLEGTIIAGCLAGLVAAAAIGPASGLAAAGLAGIAVAVIFVAVAIGLAADQIITGTAITMFGLGLTGTLYRVVYGDGGASLSSPTLAPIAIPVLSRIPLLGRVLFTQPLPSYIAALLVPGVWWWLYRTQHGLSLRAVGENPAAARAAGVSPRRMQLVGTLFGGLCGGLAGGTLVLAQVGTFAEGMSAGRGFVAIAIVALGRWNPLGAALAALLFGMASALQFLFQSLELDVPYQIFLAMPYVLTLLALAFASGRYRAPAALGVRMSGRSGRD; from the coding sequence ATGACGGGCACACCGGTCGCGGACTTCCTGGACGCGTCGATCCGCAGCGCCACACCACTGCTCCTCGCCGCCCTCGGCGAGACCGTCGCAGAGCGCAGCGGCGTGATCAACGTCGGACTCGAGGGCACGATCATCGCCGGCTGCCTGGCAGGCCTCGTGGCTGCGGCCGCCATCGGCCCGGCGAGCGGGCTCGCCGCGGCCGGTCTCGCCGGCATCGCCGTGGCCGTGATCTTCGTCGCGGTGGCCATCGGCCTCGCCGCTGACCAGATCATCACCGGCACCGCCATCACCATGTTCGGGCTCGGGCTCACCGGGACGTTGTATCGCGTGGTGTACGGCGACGGCGGCGCGTCCCTGTCGAGCCCGACCCTCGCGCCGATCGCCATCCCCGTGCTGAGCCGGATTCCCCTGCTCGGTCGCGTGCTCTTCACGCAGCCCTTGCCGAGCTACATCGCCGCCCTGCTCGTGCCGGGCGTCTGGTGGTGGCTCTACCGCACGCAGCACGGCCTCTCGCTGCGCGCGGTTGGCGAGAACCCCGCGGCCGCGCGAGCGGCCGGCGTGTCACCACGGCGCATGCAGCTGGTCGGCACGCTCTTCGGCGGACTGTGCGGCGGACTGGCCGGCGGCACGCTCGTGCTGGCGCAGGTCGGGACGTTTGCCGAGGGGATGTCGGCCGGGCGCGGCTTCGTGGCGATCGCGATCGTGGCACTTGGCCGCTGGAATCCACTCGGAGCGGCACTCGCGGCCCTGCTCTTCGGGATGGCCAGCGCACTCCAGTTCCTGTTTCAGTCACTGGAGCTGGACGTTCCCTACCAGATCTTCCTCGCGATGCCCTACGTGCTCACACTGCTGGCGCTCGCGTTCGCGTCGGGTCGGTATCGCGCGCCGGCAGCGCTCGGCGTCCGCATGTCGGGCCGATCCGGCCGCGACTGA
- a CDS encoding ABC transporter permease, whose protein sequence is MQRIARPIAELAAAAVLSLAVLTALLTVTGYPVADALAALWRGAFGSWMVITSGTLVRATPLLFAGLAVTVAFRAGILNIGAEGQLLMGAAAATAVGLALGDTLGGGGAVVALGAGVVAGGAWATVPAILRLRFGVLEVISTIMLNVVALNVTGLLVRGALQEPTHTFPQSALLDVAVRLPRVVPGTRLHAGAVLALLAALGLGWFLRRTAAGFRLRVTGANPSAAASAGLVDVRRVTMLAFVASGAIAGLGGAVEVTGVTFALYENLSPGYGYTAIAVALLARLNPVSAIGAAVVFGALEAGASAMQRDAQVPAGVVAVVEACVILMLLASEWIASRVPLMRTWNRGAPPTAESTP, encoded by the coding sequence ATGCAACGCATCGCGCGCCCGATCGCCGAGCTCGCGGCAGCCGCCGTGCTGTCGCTGGCGGTGCTCACCGCGCTCCTCACGGTGACCGGCTACCCGGTCGCTGACGCACTCGCTGCGCTGTGGCGTGGCGCGTTCGGCTCGTGGATGGTGATCACCTCGGGCACGCTCGTGCGCGCGACGCCGCTGTTGTTCGCCGGGCTCGCGGTGACGGTGGCGTTTCGTGCGGGCATCCTCAACATCGGCGCCGAGGGCCAGCTGCTCATGGGCGCGGCGGCGGCGACGGCGGTCGGCCTTGCGCTGGGTGACACACTGGGCGGCGGTGGTGCGGTCGTCGCGCTCGGTGCCGGCGTGGTCGCCGGCGGTGCATGGGCCACGGTGCCGGCGATCCTGCGGCTGCGCTTCGGCGTGCTGGAGGTGATCAGCACCATCATGCTCAACGTGGTGGCGCTGAACGTGACCGGCCTGCTCGTTCGCGGCGCATTGCAGGAGCCCACGCACACCTTCCCGCAATCCGCACTGCTGGACGTTGCCGTGCGACTGCCGCGCGTGGTGCCCGGGACGCGCCTGCATGCAGGGGCGGTGCTGGCACTCCTGGCAGCGCTCGGGCTCGGGTGGTTCCTGCGCAGGACCGCCGCCGGCTTCCGCCTGCGCGTGACGGGCGCCAACCCGAGTGCGGCCGCCAGTGCTGGCCTGGTCGACGTGCGTCGCGTGACGATGCTGGCGTTCGTGGCGAGCGGTGCGATCGCGGGGTTGGGCGGCGCGGTGGAGGTCACCGGGGTGACCTTCGCGCTCTACGAGAACCTCTCGCCGGGATATGGGTACACGGCGATCGCGGTGGCCCTGCTGGCCCGACTCAATCCCGTCTCGGCGATCGGCGCGGCGGTGGTGTTCGGTGCACTCGAGGCCGGGGCGAGTGCCATGCAGCGTGACGCGCAGGTGCCGGCCGGCGTGGTGGCGGTGGTGGAAGCGTGCGTGATCCTGATGCTGCTGGCGTCGGAATGGATTGCGTCGCGGGTGCCTCTCATGCGAACGTGGAATCGGGGGGCGCCCCCGACCGCCGAGTCCACGCCATGA